The Motacilla alba alba isolate MOTALB_02 chromosome 22, Motacilla_alba_V1.0_pri, whole genome shotgun sequence nucleotide sequence ggagagttcttggggaaagaaaggaagcagagtTTGAGTTTTACCAAACCCCGGGAATGCTGATGAAATTCCACGCTGAAATGAACCTGTTTGCTTTGTTCCCAGCCTGTTTCCACATCAGTGCTCTGGAAAAGGAAGCTGTGGACACTCCTGGCTTCTTTTCAGGCTGCTCTTAggggcaaagctgctgcaggtttttcttcttgtgcAGAGAATTTGGAGATTTTATTTGGAGATTTTAGAACTGATTCTGACAGCTCCAACCATCCAAATCTCCCCATAAAATTGGCTTTAACTTGAGAGACTTAATATCCTGGGCAGGAGTTTGGTTCAGAtgataaaattattcttaataCCGAGTAGTTTCCAGGTTGGGAGCtggtgatttttgtttgctggCTGGAGTTTAatgccttccctcctccctctgcccctcagtTCCCCAGGTACGCCGAGATCGTGCACCTGACCCTGCCCGACGGCACCAGGAGGAGCGGGCAGGTGCTGGAAGTCAGTGGCTCCAAAGCTGTGGTTCAGGTAAGGAGCAGGAAGCTCTTTTCCCACCACTGATTCATCAGGATGAGctccaaaccaaatcaaacctgTCTGGAGTCGTGTTCTTTTTCAGTGGAAACAACAAAATCGCCTGCTTGTTCCCAGTGCAGGTGGCAGAAATAATTTGAGGAGATTTCTGACCATGAACAgtgacatttttgtttccacCCCCACTGGCTGTATTTCCACCCCACTGGATTCCTTTGCTGCTGGATTCAAGGAATCCCCTGGAATTTGCAGTGTTGGATTCCAGATCAGCCCCGTGCCGAGGGTATTTCTCCTAAAAGGGTATTTCACCCACCCCGTGGGTGCTGGTACTTCTCCTAAAAAGCTGTTTCTTGTTCACCTGATTGCATCTGAAGAACTTGGCAGGGGGAAACACTTGAAAACAAAGGAGTTGCACCGGGTTTGGTGCTTGTTGCTGATagaattcaggattttttttccaagcagggTTTTGTGGTGTTTCCTACCAGCTCTTGAAGccctttccagagcagctcctgctttgttCCCTGAGGCTGCAGGTGAAGCAGCATTCTGGAGTTACTTTGTGAAGCACAAAACTCCTGGCCCGTGGTTTATGTtgatttttcctgctgcatttgCAGGTATTTGAAGGCACTTCAGGGATTGATGCCAAGAAAACCTCGTGCGAGTTCACCGGGGACATCCTGCGAACCCCGGTCTCGGAGGACATGCTTGGTGAGGATTTACCTGTGGATGTGAGCAATGAACAGGTTTATCCAAAATTACCTGCTTCTCACAGtaattctcatttttgttgctgtttcctATAGGCAGAGTGTTCAATGGGTCAGGAAAACCCATAGACAGAGGTCCCATTGTCTTGGCTGAGGATTTCCTGGACATTATGGGTTTGTTCTTAATCCTTTTCTGAGGGGGAGGAAAGTCAAACCTGGTGTGTTTCAGCTTTCTGAATGTATACATTTCAAACCTGGTGTGTTTCAGCTTTCTGAATTTATAGATTTCTAACCTGGTGTGTTTCAGCTTTTTGAATTTATATACTTAAACCTGGTGTGTTTCAGCTTTCCGAATTTATAGATTTCAAACCTGGTGTGTTTCAGCTTTCTGAATTTATACATTTCAAACCTGGTGTGTTTCAGCTTTCTGAATGTATATATTAGAACACAAGAACTCTATGTATTATATATTGGAACACAAGATCTAACTTGGGAGGAGCTTCATCTCATTTTTGAGTCTGTGTATGGCACCGAATTCTAATTAAATCACCCAAGTGCAGGGAGATGAGGGAgcagaaaattttctgcagCGTTTGAAAGATGCTCTTTGTTATTTGTAGGCTTAATTCTACAACACCTAAAGGTGAAATGCTGATAACCTGGCAGAGTTTTAAATCATTCTTACCACTGGCATGAGCATTTAACAGCAGAGTTTTGGGCTCTGCAAGCTCAGGTGTGACCAGGTGCAGCTAAAGGTCTGTTGGTGTCGCAGTGGGATTTGTCCCCATTTATCAGGGTGTTTGATAAAGCTCCCAGCACGTCCAGGGAGTAACATTGTGTTCTCTCCAAAAATCCCACAGGCCAGCCAATCAACCCCCAGTGTCGGATTTATCCAGAGGAAATGATCCAGACTGGGATTTCTGCCATAGATGGCATGAACAGCATTGCCAGGGGCCAGAAAATCCCCATTttctcagctgctgggctgccccaCAACGAGGTGAGGCCTCAGGGCTGCTCTAAACCTGGTGGGagccaaaattaaatttaattctgaGCTGTGGGACGGCATCAGGTGCGAACCCTGGAATATTTCTTGCCTAGATTGCAGCTCAGATCTGTCGCCAGGCTGGCTTGGTGAAGAAATCCAAAGATGTGATGGATTACAGTGAGGAGAACTTTGCCATCGTCTTTGCTGCCATGGGGGTGAGcccacagtgctgggggaagctggggctgggggaatCAGAGGTTTTGAGAGCGGCTGAGGCCTgagcttttgtgtgtgtggaatTAAAGAATGGGTGGAAATCCCAAAGGCTGGAATCTGcctctggcacaggctgcccagaggagctgtggctgcaccatccctggaagtgtccaaggctggatgaggcttggagcaccctgggttagtgggaggtgtccctgcccatggcactggaggggtttttggggtcccttcccacccaaaccattccatgattctaaggAGGCGTGGCTGATCAGGATAAAGAACCTCAGACTTGATCTccagcctggaattccagaagcTGCTCACTCTGGCAGTGTAGAGGAACCTGATGGATGGAGATCTTTGCTGCGGGCTATTAATGAGCTCATCAGCCCTTAATTGGGTGGGGAATGTGCCAGGTTAAACCCAGAACTGTGCCGTAGGTGAACATGGAAACCGCTCGCTTCTTCAAGTCGGACTTCGAGGAGAACGGCTCCATGGACAACGTGTGCCTGTTCCTGAACCTGGCCAACGACCCCACGTGAGTGGCACCCCCTGAGGGGGGCAGGACACGCCAGCTGGGGGGATGCAGCCTGGGGGGGCTTTTGTGCAGGTGCCACTTGTGGGGTGGGGTTTTGTGGCAGCAGCGCTGCAAGtgaaatgctgctggagctgcaggtgcactggtgctgctggagctgcaggtgcagtgctgctgctggagctgcaggtgcagtggtgctggagctctgggtgaaatgctgctggagctgcaggtgcagtggtgctggagctgtaggtgaaatgctgctggagctgcaggtgcagtggtgctggggctctgggtgaaatgctgctggagctgcaggggcagtggtgctgctggagctgcaggtgcaaaGGTGCTGGTGGAGCTCCAGATGCAATGGtgctggtggagctgcagcTAAAATACTGCCCCAGGTGCAATGCTTGTGCTGCAGGTGCAGTGCTgatgcagctccaggtgctgtgctgcagctgcagctaaAATACTGCTCCACGTGCAGTGCtggtgcagctccaggtgcaGTGCTGGTgcacagctggtgctgcagctgcagctcaaatgctgctccaggtgcaatgctgatgctgcaggtgcagtgttggggcagctccaggtgctgtgctggagctgcagctcaaatgctgctccaggtgcagtgctggagctgcgggtgcagtgctggagctgcggGTGCAGTGCTGGTgcacagctggtgctgcagctgcagctcaaatgctgctccaggtgcagtgctggagctgtaggtgcagtgctggagctgcggGTGGTGCCTGGAAGCTCCAATGCTGCTCCAGgtgcagtgcaggagctgcgggtgcagtgctggggctgtgggtggtGCCTGGCAGCTCCGTGTGGCTCCCAGGTGTCCCTGGCAGGTGACAGCAGCTTGTGTTGCAGCATCGAGCGCATCATCACGCCCCGGCTGGCGCTGACCACGGCCGAGTTCCTGGCCTACCAGTGTGAGAAGCACGTGCTGGTCATCCTGACAGACATGAGCTCCTACGCCGAGGCTCTCCGAGAGGTGTGTGCTCCTCAAGGTGTTCATTAATTCATGTCTTCGTTGGCAGAAAAGGGTGCTGTGGAGTGAGGAGCCGAGCTGCTGCTCGAGCTGTTGGAATTAATATCCATTGGgatggctgggagcagccagtgAGGGTTGCAGCTGATCCTTCGTTGGCTGGGATTTATTTCACTGGTGGCAGTTCCACCCCTGGAcgtgtccaaggccaggttggacagggcttggagcaacctgggacagtgggaggtgttcctgccatggcaggggtggcactggatgatgTTTAAgtttctttccaacccaaagcacCCCATAATTCCATGAATCAGCAGTTTGATACCCTGATTGTGGATTCGCCTTGTCCTGTCACACGCGGCTGTGCTGACAAACACCTGAGGGGGGTTTGTGTGGCTGCacctgcagtgcccagtgcagacagcagctccctgggctggctctgacTCCTCGGGGGTGTTTTTGTGGCTGCCCCAGGTGTCAGCAGCTCGGGAGGAGGTGCCCGGGCGCCGTGGCTTCCCTGGCTACATGTACACTGACCTGGCCACCATCTACGAGCGCGCGGGCCGCGTGGAGGGCAGGAACGGCTCCATCACCCAGATCCCCATCCTCACCATGCCCAACGACGGTGAGTCCCCGCAGGAACGGGCAGATTGTTGATGGAGTGACAAAACTATCCTTTGTccccttaaaaaggaaagaagcttAAGAAGCCTAGAAGTTTCTTTCCTCGATTAGGTGATAAAAGGCATCTCATAGGCTTGGGGGggcttcacctcaaacttaaggatagcTAATTAAACCGGAGCCAAAAAGTCTGCCTGGgcaatttactagaaaaagaagagaacaaagaaactaaaTTGCTTTTGGGAGGAGTTTCACCAGGGGCGGGAGGGCCTCTTGCACCTGAATGGTTTCTCtctgtaaagagttttgttattttgcttttttattaaaacctttttgtttccagcgctcccacagcagccatcctgctgatttgaTGCCTTCTGAGGCAGCTGAGCTATCCCGGGTGTGAAACAGATCTCCAAGAGCTTATGAGACCTTGCTGGGGGAGGCTTCTATTCCGAGTCACAGCCAGGggccttcccagagcagcctcgggggcacacagcagctcagcagtccTGTGGCCTTTAGGTTTCCTTCCTGTTCCAGGTTTCGGCTGCTTTCTGATAAAAACCCTTTGCCCTTTGAGGGCTCAGGCCTGGTGCCCATCCAGGGCCACTTGGGATTTGTGAAGGGAATAATTGCTGAAGTCACCTGGCAACAAAAAGCTGCAGCTCACTGCTGAAATGGATATAAAAAGGCTGAGAACtttcaaacctttttttttttttccacagatatTACTCATCCCATCCCTGACTTGACTGGATACATCACTGAGGGACAGATCTACGTGGACAGGCAGCTGCACAACAGGCAGGTGTGTGCCTCACTCCCCTCAAGGTGCTTAGGgttattctgatttttaaggATTCCTGTTAATTCTGGGTGTTTTCCCCCCAGATTTACCCTCCCATCAACGTCCTGCCCTCCCTGTCCCGGCTGATGAAGTCGGCCATCGGCGAGGGGATGACCAGGAAGGACCACGCAGATGTGTCCAACCAGCTGGTGGGTACAAACCCCCCCTGGGaacaggggctgctccccagcacaccCTTGGCTGCCCAGCCTGGATCACTTGGGATCCAGAACATTCCTGAGGCTGCTTTAATGCCTTGGTTGAGTGTTCAGTGAGAGGTTTTGAGGTTGAAGAGGAATTGTGGATGAGTAGAGAGGgaacagctgagctgggggtgttcacctggagagggcctaaaggggctccaggagagctggggagggactgggggtgagggatggagggacagcacactgccagaggacagTAATgaatgggatattgggaaggaattcctggctgccaggggctgggctggaaacTCCCAGAGGAGccgtggctgctcctggatccctgcagcGCCAGGTTGGGAtaagctgggacagtgggaggtgtccctgccgtggcagggctgggatgaggtGGTGTTTGAGGGCCTGTCAGCCACGCCAGGCTCCCTgagccccgctcccctcccAGTACGCCTGCTACG carries:
- the ATP6V1B2 gene encoding V-type proton ATPase subunit B, brain isoform, whose translation is MAAVRALRGAVNGGGPGGPREQAAALTRDFLSQPRLTYKTVSGVNGPLVILDQVKFPRYAEIVHLTLPDGTRRSGQVLEVSGSKAVVQVFEGTSGIDAKKTSCEFTGDILRTPVSEDMLGRVFNGSGKPIDRGPIVLAEDFLDIMGQPINPQCRIYPEEMIQTGISAIDGMNSIARGQKIPIFSAAGLPHNEIAAQICRQAGLVKKSKDVMDYSEENFAIVFAAMGVNMETARFFKSDFEENGSMDNVCLFLNLANDPTIERIITPRLALTTAEFLAYQCEKHVLVILTDMSSYAEALREVSAAREEVPGRRGFPGYMYTDLATIYERAGRVEGRNGSITQIPILTMPNDDITHPIPDLTGYITEGQIYVDRQLHNRQIYPPINVLPSLSRLMKSAIGEGMTRKDHADVSNQLYACYAIGKDVQAMKAVVGEEALTSDDLLYLEFLQKFEKNFIAQGPYENRTVFETLDIGWQLLRIFPKEMLKRIPQSTLAEFYPRDAKH